The window AGCTGGGAAAGCCAGGTCCCCAAGGTGTGCGTATTTTGGGTGTTCGATGAGTTTTTCTATTTCTACTAATGATAAGGTATCTTTTACTTGTTCATGGATGACTTTTGCATACAGTTTACTATAGTCCATTGTTTTTCCTCCTATTTTAGTGTTTTTCAATAAACTTTAGCTATATAAGAATGTTATCCGTTCCTTTCCGCTGCAGGCACTGGCTTTCCGCGGGGAGCGACGTGAGCCTCCTCGGCGTTCCGCCTGTGGGGTCTCACGCTTCGCTCTACTTCCCGCAGGAATCCAGTGCCTTCCGCTGCAATCCACTCATGTTTTCAAATTGAAACTAAAAGCAACAATTTTTACGAAAAGAGCCTTTTAATAAAACAAAAAAAATCCCGCCTCTGAAATAGAGACGAGATTTCCCCCGCGGTACCACTCTGTTTGTTTCAAAAAGATTGAAACCTACTTTCGTTGTTAACGGGGGCGTTCCCCGGCAAGCTCTACTATCGGTTCGAGTTGCTTCTCAGAAGTGCGGTTCATCTTAGCGTAAACTATTAGGCTCCCACCATCCCTAACTCGCTTTAAATATCTGCTAGACTACTCTCTTCCTCATTGATCACATATAATTTTAGCTATTATAATCAAAAAAATGGAAAGTTACAATAGGTATGTTTATTTCTTTTTCAATTCTTCTAATTTTTCGTAAATAGCATGGAAGCTCTTTTCTTGACCTGATTGTTTTGGCACATAGTATTTCTTTGCTTTCAATAAGTCAGGTAAATATTGCTGCTTTACCCAGCCACCTTCAAAATCATGAGGGTATTGATACTCTACACCTCGACCTAAATCTTTCGCTCCTTTATAATGAGCATCTTTTAAATGTAAAGGGATTTCTCCAACATGTCCTGAACGAATATCTGCTAGAGCTTGATCTAACGCTTTGTAGGCAGAGTTTGATTTTGGAGACAAACATAATTCAACTACTGCATTTGCTAAAGGTATTCTTGCTTCTGGAAAACCAACACGTTCCGCTGATTCAATGGCAGCCAATGTTCGTGAACCAGCTTGCGGACTTGCCAAACCAATGTCTTCATACGCGATAATAAGAAGCCTTCGCCCAATACTAGTTAAGTCGCCAGCTTCAATTAGTCTTGCTAAGTAATGAATGGCTGCATCCACATCGCTTCCGCGGATCGACTTTTGAAATGCAGACAATACATCGTAATGACCGTCACCATCTTTATCATGGTAAAAGCTTTTCTTTTGCAAACATTCTTCCACAATATTTAACGTGATTTCTGCTTCACTCTTGTCATTTGTAGTAGAAATCACCGCAAGTTCCAACGCATTTAATGCCGACCTGACGTCTCCTCCGCATGCGGTAGCTAAATGGTTTAGCGCATCATCCGTGATGATAACGTTATACTCACCAAGCCCTCTGGAGGTATCTTTCAAAGCTCTATATAAAACTTCCTTAATTTGATCAGGAAAAAGAGGCTTTAATTCGAATATTTGACATCTGCTTCGAATGGCTGGGTTAATGGCATGATAAGGATTACTAGTAGTTGCCCCGATTAACGTAACTAATCCACTCTCTAAATGAGGAAGCAAAAAGTCTTGTTTTCCTTTATCAAGTCTATGAACTTCATCCAAAATCAGTATGATTCCACCAGACATTTTTGCTTCTTGTACAACTATCTCCATATCTTTCTTATTATGAACAACAGCATTTAATGTTCGAAAAGCGTAATTCGTACTGCCTGCAATCGCTGTGGCTATTGAAGTTTTCCCTATACCTGGAGGGCCATATAATATCATGGATGATAAATGTTTTGCTTTTACCATTCGATGAATGATTTTTCCTTCTCCAACAAGATGGTCTTGTCCAACAATTTCCTCTATCGTCTTCGGTCGCATCTGAAATGCTAACGGTTTTTTACTCATGCTTTTCACCTGCTTAATCTTTCTTTTCGTGTAAGCAAAATCTTTGACGTCGATTGATAAACTATTTAAACTAACGTAATTATAATCTACCATACAAACCTTCATTGTTTGAAATGAAATACACTTTTAAATATGCTATAATAGCGTAGGTTTAATGAACGGATAAGTTTCATCATGTATGTTTACTATAGCGAAAAACAAATTACAAATAGTCACACATTTGTTTATCTAACACGAAATGCGAACATACAACATTTTGAGGATACTAAAAACGTTTTTCATTAAACGATAAGCATGAATGATAAAGACCTAATAAAATATATATAATGATTGCAATAGGAAGAATAAGGGGTGCAGGATTATGAAGATTTCAACTAAAGGTAGATATGGATTAACGATTATGATTGAGTTAGCTAAAAATGTTGGGGAAGGGCCATTGTCTTTAAAGTCAATTGCTCAAACACATGACCTATCTGAGCACTATTTAGAGCAATTAATCGCGCCTCTTCGAAATGCGGGACTTGTAAAAAGTATTCGCGGTGCATATGGTGGATATATTTTAGCTGATGAGCCAAGCAAAATTACAGCTGGAGATATTATTCGAGTATTAGAAGGGCCAATTAGTCCTGTTGAAGTTTTAGATGACGAAGAGCCAGCAAAGCGCGAACTTTGGATACGTATTCGCGACGCTGTAAAAGAAGTGTTAGACAACACAACACTAGAAGATCTAGCTAATCACTCAGGCGGAGACCAAGAAGCATACATGTTCTACATCTAAGATAAAAAGTAGTTGCTTATGCACAAGATTAACCAACTAACAACTAATCACTAACCACTAAAAAGGAGGATTTTGCTGATGCCAATTTATTTAGATCATGCTGCTACTTCTCCTATGCATCCAGCTGTGGTGGAAGCGATGATTCCTGTAATGAAAGAAGCATTCGGAAATCCTTCCAGCATCCATTCATTCGGTCGACGAAGCCGTCATTTAGTAGATGAAGCAAGACTTGCAGCTGCTACAGCAATAGGAGCAAAAGAAACAGAAATTATTTTTACGAGCGGTGGTACAGAAGCAGACAACTTGGCCATTATTGGAGTAGCCCGCGCAAACAAACATAAGGGTAACCATATCATCACAACTCAAGTGGAGCACCATGCAGTGCTTCATACGTGTGAACGATTAGAAAAAGATGGTTTCGATGTAACGTATTTACCAGTAGATGAGACTGGTAGAATTTCTATAAATGATCTTGAAACTGCACTAACTGCTGACACGATTTTAGTCACGGTAATGTTCGGGAATAATGAAGTAGGAACAATACAGCCAATTCAAGAGATTGGTACATTACTAAAAGAACACCAAGCCTATTTCCATACAGATGCTGTACAAGCATTTGGATTAGAACGAATAAATGTCCAAGAACTTGGAATTGACTTTTTATCTATGTCAGGACATAAAATAAATGGTCCAAAAGGTATCGGCCTTCTTTATGCCAAAACTGGTGCAAACTTTCATTCTCTAACTTTTGGAGGAGAGCAAGAGCGCAAACGTCGTGCAGGTACAGAGAGTGTGCCAAGCATTGTTGGATTGCAAACAGCAATTGAAATGTCGATAGAAGAGTCTAACTCAAAACGGGACCTTTATAAAAAATTCAAGCTGCTGATGCAAAGAATTTGGGAAGAAGAAGGCGTTGAATTTTCTATAAATGGGAACGGTGCCCATACATTACCACACGTAATGAACGTTTACTTCCCCGGAACGAATGTTGAATCGTTTCTAGTAAATATGGATATGGCTGGCCTTTCTGTTTCAAGCGGCTCTGCTTGTACAGCGGGTTCTATCGATCCATCACATGTACTTGTTGCGATGTTTGGAAAAGATTCCGATAAAATTGCCTCTTCCATACGATTTAGTTTTGGACTTGGTAATAACGAGGAACAAATAGAAAAAGCAGCGAGAGAAACAGCAAAGATAGTGAAAAGATTAGCAAGAAAGAAATGAGATGAAGAAAATGAAGAAAGAAAATAAAGATATACGCGTTGTTATTGGTATGTCAGGTGGAGTAGATTCATCCGTAGCAGCTCTTCTTTTAAAAGAACAAGGGTACGAAGTTATCGGTATTTTCATGAAAAACTGGGACGACACAGATGAAAATGGCGTTTGTACTGCAACTGAAGATTACAACGATGTTATTCGTGTATGTAATCAAATTGGTATCCCATATTATGCAGTCAACTTTGAAAAACAATATTGGGACAAAGTGTTTCAATATTTCTTAGATGAGTATAAAGCAGGAAGAACACCAAATCCTGACGTTATGTGTAACAAAGAAATTAAGTTTAAAGCATTTTTAGAACACGCAATGGAACTTGGTGCAGACTATTTAGCAACAGGTCATTACGCACAAGTTGAATTCCGTGATGGTGAATATAAAATGCTAAGAGGTTTAGATGAAAATAAAGATCAAACGTATTTCTTAAACCAACTAGGACAAGAACAACTATCGAAAGTTATGTTCCCAATCGGCAATATTGAAAAGAAGCGCGTTCGTGAAATTGCAAAAGAAGCAGGTCTTGCTACAGCAACTAAAAAAGATAGCACAGGCATTTGCTTTATCGGAGAGCGTAATTTCAAAGAGTTTTTAAGTGGCTACCTTCCAGCACAACCAGGCGACATGGTTACGATGGATGGAGAAGTAAAAGGAAAACATGACGGTTTAATGTACTACACAATTGGCCAACGTCAAGGACTTGGTATTGGTGGAAGTGGTGAACCATGGTTTGTTGTTGGAAAAGACTTAAAGAAGAACGTGCTGTATGTTGGTCAAGGTTTTGAAAATGAACTACTTTATTCCGATTCAATCATCGGTGTAGAAATGAGTTGGGTATCAGATAACAAACCTGAAGGAGAATTTGCTTGTACAGCAAAGTTTCGCTATCGCCAACAAGATAACCCTGTGCGTGTAACAGCTATTGGAGATGGAAAAGTGAAAGTAGTGTTCGACGAACCTATCCGCGCCATTACACCAGGACAAGCAGTAGTATTCTATAAAGGCGACGAATGCCTAGGCGGCGGCACCATCGACCAAGTATTCAAAAACAACGAGAAATTAACGTATTTAGGTTAAACAACAAGAGCTTGGGCAAACGTTCCTAGGCTCTTTGTTTGTGAACTTGTCAAAATTGTCGTGTTTAATTACTTTGAAACCTAGAGTTGATTGCAGCGGAAGGCACTTGACTCCTGCGGGAAATAGAGGGAAGTGCGAGACCCCACAGGCGAAGCCGAGGAGGCTCGCATCCCTCCCCGCGGAAAGCAAGTGCCTGTAGCGGAAATCAACGGACAGGTTATGAACAGTTCTATAGAACATGTAAGCAATTGCGTAAAAGCATATGCTATAATAACATCATAAAAATCGATTAGGAGCATGAAAAATGAAAGACAACAACGCAATCGGAATAGAATTTTTCAAACAAGGAAAATACGAAGAAGCAATCAAAGCATTCACCGAAGAAATAGAACAAAATCCGAAAAACGCAGTAGCATACGTCAACTTCGGAAACGTTTTAAATACAGTAGGTGAGACAGCAAGAGCAATCAAATTTTATGAAAAAGCGATCGAAATCGACGAAAATGCTGCATCTGCATACTACAGTTTAGGAAATACATACTTCGAACAAGAAAACATTCATAAAGCAAAAGAAAACTTTGAACTAGCGATGAAAAAAGGTCTAGAAGACAGCGACACGTTTTTTATGTTAGGAATGACAATGCTTAGGTTCGAACAACCAAAGCTTGCACTACCTTATTTTCAACGTGCGGTAGAGTTGAACGAAAACGACGCTGAAGCACGATTTCAATTTGGTTTATGCTTAGCCGGGCAAGGCATGTTAAACGAAACAATTGAACAAATGGATCATGTACTAGCTTTAGATGAAAACCATGCAGATGCCCACTATAATTTAGGCGTTGCTTATGCTTATAAAGAAAATAGAGAAAAAGCATTACACCACTTAGACCAAGCAGTAGAAATTCAACCAGATCATATTTTAGCCGCTCATGCGAGAAAAGTAATTTCGGAAAACTAGTAGTACGGAGGGGAAGCCGATGACAAATAACCAATCTTCCTTGGATTTGTTTGAGGAACAAGAGCGTTTTATGAAAGGCACACATTTAGTTACTATCTTTCATAACGAAGAAAATCTGTACTCTGTCGTTCGAATTCGAGTGAAAGACACGAACATGGATTACAGTGAAAAGGAAGCTGTTGTCACGGGATATTTTCCAAGAATACATGAAGATGAGACATACATTTTCTTTGGAAATATAAAAGAACACCCTAAATTTGGAATGCAACTTCACGTAGAACATTTCCGAAAAGATTTACCGCAATCAAAACAAGGAATTGTGGCTTACTTATCAAGTGATTTGTTTACTGGTATCGGAAAAAAAACAGCAGAAACAATTGCAGATCACCTCGGGGAAAATGCAATCTCGAAAATATTGGAGAATCCTTCTCTTTTAGACTCTGTTCCTAAACTCAGTGTAGAAAAAGCGAAGTTGATTTGTGATACGTTGATGGAACACCAAGGGTTAGAACAAGTAATGATTTCTTTGTCACAACTTGGGTTCGGTCCCCAATTATCGATGAAGATATATCAAACGTATAAGGAAGAGACGTTAGACATCATTCAAAAAAATCCTTATCAACTTGTGGAAGATGTAGAAGGTGTAGGTTTCAACCGTGCGGATGAGCTTGGTTCGAGGATGGGCTTGTCTGGGGCACATCCTGATCGGATAAAAGCTGGTTGTATGTACACGTTAGAACAGTTTTCCTTACAAGAAGGGCATTGCTTCTTGTTAAAAGATCAAATTTCCAAACAAGTGTTAACCTTACTGAATGCTACAAAAGGAGAAAAAGTGTCATTAGACGACATTTCTCGGGAAATATTGCACTTAGTGGAAGAAGGTAAACTAATTTCTGAAGAAGAAAGAGTTTATTTGCCTTCGTTGTTTTTTTCTGAAAAAGGTTTAGTTAAAAACATTAAACGTGTATTAGAACAAAATCAATACGAAAAGCAGTTTCCTGAGTCTGAGTTTTTAAAATCACTTGGTAGCTTGGAAGAACGTTTAAAGGTAAGTTATGCTCCTTCACAAAAAGAAGCCATCCAACAAGCGTTACAGTCGCCTATGATGTTGTTAACTGGAGGGCCAGGAACAGGAAAAACAACCGTTATTAAAGGAATTGTAGAACTATATGCGGACTTACACGGATGTTCGTTGGAAACAAAAGATTACAACAAAGAGAACCCATTTCCGATTTTGTTAGTAGCTCCGACAGGACGAGCTTCTAAAAGGATGAGTGAAGCAACAGGACTTCCTTCTTTAACTATTCACCGCTTGTTAGGATGGAATGGCGTAGAAGGTTTTCAATTTGACGAGGATAATCCGATTCCAGGTAAATTGCTCATTGTTGATGAAGTTTCCATGGTTGATATTTGGCTAGCTAATCAACTTTTTAAAGCGTTACCTGCTGACATACAAGTTATTCTTGTTGGAGATGAAGATCAGTTACCTTCTGTTGGTCCGGGACAAGTTTTAAAAGATATGTTAGATGCTAATGCAATACCAACAGTTAAATTAACACACATTTACCGACAAGAAGGCGGATCATCCATTATTGATCTAGCCCATGATATGAAAAAAGGGGAATTGCCCCCTGACCTAATCGCTCCCAAAAAAGATCGGTCTTTTTTGATATGTGGACAAAATCAAATCATTGATGCGGTGAAAAAAGTATGTGCCAATGCTGTGTCAAAAGGTTACACCGCTAGAGACATTCAAGTGTTAGCCCCGATGTATCGTGGAAACGCTGGGATAGACATTTTAAATAAAGAACTTCAGGAGTTATTCAATCCTAAAACAGAACAACGACGTGAAATGGCGTTTGGAAATGTGGTATATCGTACTGGTGATAAAGTATTACAACTTGTAAATCAACCAGATAGCAACGTATTTAATGGAGATATGGGTGAAATAGTCTCGATCTTTTATGCAAAAGAAAATACGGAAAAACAAGACATCGTCATTGTGTCCTTTGATGGAAATGAAGTAACGTACACGAAACAAGATTTAGGTCAGATCACACATGCCTATTGCTGTTCTATTCATAAATCACAAGGAAGCGAA is drawn from Bacillus alkalisoli and contains these coding sequences:
- a CDS encoding replication-associated recombination protein A; amino-acid sequence: MSKKPLAFQMRPKTIEEIVGQDHLVGEGKIIHRMVKAKHLSSMILYGPPGIGKTSIATAIAGSTNYAFRTLNAVVHNKKDMEIVVQEAKMSGGIILILDEVHRLDKGKQDFLLPHLESGLVTLIGATTSNPYHAINPAIRSRCQIFELKPLFPDQIKEVLYRALKDTSRGLGEYNVIITDDALNHLATACGGDVRSALNALELAVISTTNDKSEAEITLNIVEECLQKKSFYHDKDGDGHYDVLSAFQKSIRGSDVDAAIHYLARLIEAGDLTSIGRRLLIIAYEDIGLASPQAGSRTLAAIESAERVGFPEARIPLANAVVELCLSPKSNSAYKALDQALADIRSGHVGEIPLHLKDAHYKGAKDLGRGVEYQYPHDFEGGWVKQQYLPDLLKAKKYYVPKQSGQEKSFHAIYEKLEELKKK
- the cymR gene encoding cysteine metabolism transcriptional regulator CymR, with the translated sequence MKISTKGRYGLTIMIELAKNVGEGPLSLKSIAQTHDLSEHYLEQLIAPLRNAGLVKSIRGAYGGYILADEPSKITAGDIIRVLEGPISPVEVLDDEEPAKRELWIRIRDAVKEVLDNTTLEDLANHSGGDQEAYMFYI
- the recD2 gene encoding SF1B family DNA helicase RecD2, which codes for MTNNQSSLDLFEEQERFMKGTHLVTIFHNEENLYSVVRIRVKDTNMDYSEKEAVVTGYFPRIHEDETYIFFGNIKEHPKFGMQLHVEHFRKDLPQSKQGIVAYLSSDLFTGIGKKTAETIADHLGENAISKILENPSLLDSVPKLSVEKAKLICDTLMEHQGLEQVMISLSQLGFGPQLSMKIYQTYKEETLDIIQKNPYQLVEDVEGVGFNRADELGSRMGLSGAHPDRIKAGCMYTLEQFSLQEGHCFLLKDQISKQVLTLLNATKGEKVSLDDISREILHLVEEGKLISEEERVYLPSLFFSEKGLVKNIKRVLEQNQYEKQFPESEFLKSLGSLEERLKVSYAPSQKEAIQQALQSPMMLLTGGPGTGKTTVIKGIVELYADLHGCSLETKDYNKENPFPILLVAPTGRASKRMSEATGLPSLTIHRLLGWNGVEGFQFDEDNPIPGKLLIVDEVSMVDIWLANQLFKALPADIQVILVGDEDQLPSVGPGQVLKDMLDANAIPTVKLTHIYRQEGGSSIIDLAHDMKKGELPPDLIAPKKDRSFLICGQNQIIDAVKKVCANAVSKGYTARDIQVLAPMYRGNAGIDILNKELQELFNPKTEQRREMAFGNVVYRTGDKVLQLVNQPDSNVFNGDMGEIVSIFYAKENTEKQDIVIVSFDGNEVTYTKQDLGQITHAYCCSIHKSQGSEFPIVVLPVVKSYYRMLRRNLLYTAVTRSKRFLIICGEEEALQIGVKRTDDTKRQTTLKARLAKSNLSTDQNVEEELFDPELVALLKEVPFAKDANIGMENVSPYDFMEDDK
- a CDS encoding tetratricopeptide repeat protein gives rise to the protein MKDNNAIGIEFFKQGKYEEAIKAFTEEIEQNPKNAVAYVNFGNVLNTVGETARAIKFYEKAIEIDENAASAYYSLGNTYFEQENIHKAKENFELAMKKGLEDSDTFFMLGMTMLRFEQPKLALPYFQRAVELNENDAEARFQFGLCLAGQGMLNETIEQMDHVLALDENHADAHYNLGVAYAYKENREKALHHLDQAVEIQPDHILAAHARKVISEN
- the mnmA gene encoding tRNA 2-thiouridine(34) synthase MnmA, whose translation is MKKENKDIRVVIGMSGGVDSSVAALLLKEQGYEVIGIFMKNWDDTDENGVCTATEDYNDVIRVCNQIGIPYYAVNFEKQYWDKVFQYFLDEYKAGRTPNPDVMCNKEIKFKAFLEHAMELGADYLATGHYAQVEFRDGEYKMLRGLDENKDQTYFLNQLGQEQLSKVMFPIGNIEKKRVREIAKEAGLATATKKDSTGICFIGERNFKEFLSGYLPAQPGDMVTMDGEVKGKHDGLMYYTIGQRQGLGIGGSGEPWFVVGKDLKKNVLYVGQGFENELLYSDSIIGVEMSWVSDNKPEGEFACTAKFRYRQQDNPVRVTAIGDGKVKVVFDEPIRAITPGQAVVFYKGDECLGGGTIDQVFKNNEKLTYLG
- a CDS encoding cysteine desulfurase family protein produces the protein MMPIYLDHAATSPMHPAVVEAMIPVMKEAFGNPSSIHSFGRRSRHLVDEARLAAATAIGAKETEIIFTSGGTEADNLAIIGVARANKHKGNHIITTQVEHHAVLHTCERLEKDGFDVTYLPVDETGRISINDLETALTADTILVTVMFGNNEVGTIQPIQEIGTLLKEHQAYFHTDAVQAFGLERINVQELGIDFLSMSGHKINGPKGIGLLYAKTGANFHSLTFGGEQERKRRAGTESVPSIVGLQTAIEMSIEESNSKRDLYKKFKLLMQRIWEEEGVEFSINGNGAHTLPHVMNVYFPGTNVESFLVNMDMAGLSVSSGSACTAGSIDPSHVLVAMFGKDSDKIASSIRFSFGLGNNEEQIEKAARETAKIVKRLARKK